Proteins encoded by one window of Moorella humiferrea:
- the pheS gene encoding phenylalanine--tRNA ligase subunit alpha produces the protein MLETIETIRQAALARVAAAKRSEELEGIRIQYLGKKGELTGVLRNMGKLPPEERPRIGQMANMVREELEKALEEAREAIARRELAERLQKETIDVTLPGRPFPRGSRHLLYQTLNEIKSIFIGLGFDVAEGPEVESDYYNFEALNLPKEHPARDMQDSFYITEDVLLRTHTSPVQVRVMEARRPQLPIRIIAPGKVYRRDDDATHSPMFFQVEGLLVDRRVTFGELKGTLMAFVKQMFGDEVQLRFRPSYFPFTEPSAEVDISCVMCGGSGCRTCGHSGWLEILGCGMVHPRVLSMSGYDPEEVCGFAFGLGVDRVAMLKYGIDDLRLFYENDLRFLQQF, from the coding sequence ATGCTGGAAACGATTGAAACCATTAGACAGGCAGCCCTGGCCCGGGTGGCGGCCGCCAAAAGGAGTGAGGAACTGGAGGGCATAAGGATCCAGTACCTGGGGAAGAAAGGAGAACTGACCGGGGTTTTAAGGAATATGGGCAAGCTCCCGCCGGAAGAACGTCCTCGGATAGGGCAGATGGCCAACATGGTGCGGGAAGAGCTGGAAAAGGCCCTTGAAGAAGCAAGGGAGGCTATTGCCCGCCGGGAACTGGCCGAGCGTCTTCAGAAAGAAACCATCGACGTTACCCTGCCGGGACGTCCGTTTCCGCGGGGGAGCCGTCACCTTTTGTATCAGACCTTAAATGAAATAAAATCAATTTTTATCGGCTTGGGGTTCGATGTGGCCGAAGGCCCGGAAGTGGAGAGCGATTATTACAACTTCGAGGCCCTGAACCTGCCAAAAGAACATCCCGCCCGGGATATGCAGGATTCTTTTTATATCACCGAGGATGTATTGCTCCGCACCCACACCTCTCCCGTCCAGGTGCGGGTCATGGAGGCGCGGCGACCGCAGTTGCCCATTCGCATCATCGCTCCGGGTAAGGTTTACCGCCGCGACGATGACGCCACCCATTCACCCATGTTTTTTCAGGTGGAGGGTTTACTGGTCGATAGACGGGTGACCTTCGGTGAATTAAAAGGGACGTTGATGGCCTTTGTAAAGCAAATGTTCGGCGATGAAGTACAGCTGCGCTTCCGCCCCAGTTACTTCCCCTTCACCGAGCCGAGCGCCGAGGTGGATATATCCTGTGTTATGTGCGGCGGCAGCGGCTGTCGTACCTGCGGCCACAGCGGCTGGCTGGAGATTCTGGGATGCGGCATGGTGCATCCCCGGGTTTTAAGCATGTCCGGCTACGATCCGGAAGAAGTCTGCGGCTTCGCCTTCGGCCTCGGAGTGGACCGGGTGGCCATGCTAAAATACGGCATTGACGATCTGCGCCTGTTTTACGAAAACGATCTGCGCTTTTTGCAGCAGTTTTAA
- a CDS encoding cell division protein ZapA — MNDANRTTVNINGMEYVVKGEEPEYIQKLASYVDKKMRQVNQKFPHYPPVKVAVLAALNIADELYKVQQDYETLVKLIQEEKRG; from the coding sequence TTGAATGATGCCAACCGGACCACAGTAAACATTAACGGCATGGAGTACGTGGTCAAGGGGGAAGAGCCGGAATACATTCAGAAGCTGGCCTCATATGTCGACAAAAAGATGCGGCAGGTCAACCAAAAGTTCCCCCATTATCCTCCGGTTAAGGTTGCTGTTCTGGCCGCCCTGAATATAGCCGATGAGCTATACAAAGTTCAGCAGGATTATGAGACACTGGTAAAGCTTATACAGGAGGAGAAACGGGGTTGA
- the pheT gene encoding phenylalanine--tRNA ligase subunit beta, which yields MRVSYKWLKQYVDIQLSPEELAEKLTMAGLAVENIEQLHPGFQGVVAGMIKDIEPHPNAEHLVVCRVDAGRELQLVTGAPNVFKGQKVAVALEGARLPAGQEIRRATFRGVTSEGMLLSAQEMGLDVGLVSPADREGILTLPPDASPGTDVAAVLGLDDVVLVLELTPNRADCLSVLGVAREVAAITGAPLRLPAITVEEKGQGIEGLARVEIEAPDLCARYVARLVLDVKIGPSPAWLQAYLRAAGMRPINNVVDITNFVMLEMGQPLHAFDYDLLQQHTIIVRRAAAGEKITTLDGVERELDREMLIIADAARPVAVAGVMGGLETEVTSGTVNILIESAHFDGTSIRRTSRKLGLRSEASTRFERGVNLEGAAAAADRAAQLMAELAGGRVAGGRLDRYVRKYKPTTIILRPERVNFILGTDLASSTMKEILERLHLEVEGEGPFEVTVPPNRGDLTQEIDLIEEIARLYGYDRIPASLPGNITARKKETPGQRWEEAGREAAAAAGLAEVVTYSFVSPRALDNLRLPEEHEWKHTVKLQNPLREDQSILRPSLLPGLLEVTARNASRRVLPVAIYEVGRVFKPHGRQLPEEHLRLGGLVMGSTGRSWNRPAEEMDFFYLKGIVENILARVNIKEVVWEATADYPFLHPGRGANIKKDGTTLGFIGELHPDVLAVYDLPARACVFELDWEQAEKFNRREVGYDPLPRFPAVERDLAVVVKDDIPAAVVAETIRRAAGRELKECTLFDVYRGAPVPEGHKSLAYSLVYQLPDRTLTDAEVNAAQERVWKALEEQLGARLR from the coding sequence TTGCGCGTATCTTACAAATGGCTTAAGCAGTACGTAGATATTCAACTGTCGCCTGAGGAACTGGCAGAAAAGCTCACCATGGCCGGTCTGGCCGTAGAAAATATAGAACAATTGCATCCGGGGTTTCAGGGGGTCGTGGCCGGGATGATAAAGGATATCGAGCCCCATCCCAATGCCGAGCACCTGGTCGTGTGCCGGGTGGACGCCGGTCGCGAATTGCAGCTAGTAACCGGGGCGCCTAATGTGTTTAAAGGGCAGAAGGTGGCAGTAGCCCTGGAGGGGGCGCGGCTTCCGGCGGGCCAGGAGATACGCCGGGCGACTTTCCGGGGCGTGACCTCGGAAGGCATGCTTCTTTCTGCCCAGGAAATGGGGCTGGATGTCGGCCTCGTCTCCCCGGCCGACCGGGAAGGGATCCTAACTTTGCCCCCTGACGCTTCTCCCGGAACCGATGTAGCTGCTGTCCTGGGACTGGACGACGTGGTTCTGGTGCTGGAACTCACTCCAAATAGGGCCGACTGCCTGAGCGTTTTAGGGGTGGCGCGGGAAGTTGCGGCCATTACCGGCGCACCGTTACGTCTGCCGGCCATTACCGTGGAGGAAAAAGGGCAGGGGATTGAGGGGCTTGCCAGAGTAGAAATTGAAGCTCCGGATCTCTGCGCCCGATATGTGGCCCGTCTGGTGCTGGACGTAAAGATCGGTCCGTCCCCTGCCTGGCTTCAGGCCTACCTGCGGGCCGCCGGCATGCGGCCCATCAATAATGTGGTGGATATAACCAATTTTGTCATGCTGGAAATGGGCCAGCCTTTACATGCCTTTGACTACGATCTCCTGCAGCAACATACCATTATCGTCCGCCGGGCGGCGGCCGGGGAAAAAATTACGACCCTGGATGGTGTGGAACGAGAGCTGGACAGGGAAATGTTAATCATTGCCGACGCCGCAAGGCCGGTGGCCGTGGCCGGCGTCATGGGTGGATTGGAGACGGAAGTCACTTCCGGTACGGTCAATATCCTCATCGAGTCGGCCCATTTTGACGGCACCTCCATCCGCCGTACCTCCAGAAAGCTGGGCCTGCGTTCGGAAGCCTCGACGCGGTTTGAACGCGGCGTCAATCTGGAAGGGGCGGCTGCAGCCGCCGACCGGGCGGCCCAGTTAATGGCCGAGCTGGCCGGCGGCAGGGTGGCCGGGGGACGTTTGGACAGATATGTAAGGAAGTATAAGCCGACAACAATTATTCTGCGGCCGGAAAGGGTAAACTTCATTTTAGGCACGGACCTTGCCTCCTCTACCATGAAGGAGATCCTAGAAAGGCTGCATTTAGAAGTTGAAGGAGAAGGGCCGTTTGAGGTTACCGTCCCCCCTAACAGGGGCGATCTGACCCAGGAAATAGACTTAATCGAAGAAATCGCCCGCCTGTACGGATACGACAGGATTCCGGCGTCATTGCCGGGAAATATCACCGCCCGGAAAAAAGAAACCCCTGGGCAGCGTTGGGAAGAGGCGGGCCGGGAGGCGGCGGCTGCCGCCGGCCTTGCGGAAGTGGTTACCTACAGCTTTGTCAGTCCCCGCGCCCTTGATAATCTAAGGCTGCCCGAAGAACATGAATGGAAACATACGGTAAAACTCCAGAATCCTTTACGGGAGGACCAGAGCATTTTACGTCCTTCCCTTTTGCCCGGACTTCTGGAAGTCACCGCCCGGAATGCCAGTCGCCGGGTACTGCCGGTGGCCATATATGAGGTAGGTCGGGTGTTTAAGCCCCATGGGCGGCAGTTGCCGGAAGAACATCTACGCCTGGGCGGACTGGTGATGGGATCCACCGGCCGCAGCTGGAACCGGCCGGCAGAGGAGATGGATTTCTTTTATTTAAAAGGGATTGTAGAAAATATCCTTGCCAGGGTAAACATTAAAGAAGTTGTTTGGGAAGCAACGGCGGACTACCCCTTCCTCCACCCGGGACGGGGGGCGAATATCAAAAAGGACGGGACAACCCTGGGCTTTATAGGGGAGCTGCATCCCGATGTTCTGGCGGTTTATGATCTCCCCGCGAGGGCCTGCGTTTTCGAACTCGATTGGGAGCAGGCGGAGAAATTTAACCGGCGGGAGGTGGGATACGATCCCCTGCCCCGTTTCCCGGCGGTGGAAAGGGACCTGGCTGTGGTGGTAAAAGACGATATTCCGGCGGCGGTGGTGGCCGAAACTATCCGCAGAGCTGCGGGGCGGGAGTTGAAAGAATGTACCCTCTTCGATGTCTACCGCGGCGCTCCTGTGCCTGAAGGACATAAAAGCCTGGCCTATTCTCTGGTGTACCAGCTACCGGATCGCACCCTTACCGACGCGGAAGTTAACGCCGCCCAGGAAAGGGTATGGAAGGCCCTGGAAGAGCAGTTGGGAGCCAGATTGCGCTAG
- a CDS encoding anti-sigma regulatory factor, translated as MFDIAKVYESPADDFDVFIRITREEDIAVARQMAKQLAQEAGFSLADVTKIATAVSELARNIYRYAGQGKIMLKKKTEEKEGPYLEIIASDQGPGIADIDLVMTKGYTTYERSLGIGLTGVKRLMDSFAIYSEVGKGTVVIAGKKGRKF; from the coding sequence GTGTTTGATATCGCTAAGGTCTATGAAAGCCCTGCGGATGATTTTGATGTATTTATCCGTATAACCAGAGAAGAAGACATCGCCGTAGCCAGGCAAATGGCCAAACAGCTAGCCCAGGAGGCGGGGTTTTCCCTGGCCGATGTCACTAAGATTGCCACGGCCGTTTCCGAACTGGCGCGCAATATTTATCGTTATGCCGGCCAGGGTAAGATTATGCTCAAAAAAAAGACGGAAGAAAAGGAAGGACCATATTTAGAAATAATAGCTTCTGATCAAGGGCCAGGAATTGCCGATATTGATCTGGTCATGACTAAAGGCTATACTACATATGAACGCAGCTTGGGTATTGGCCTTACCGGCGTAAAACGCCTCATGGATTCCTTTGCTATATATTCAGAAGTAGGTAAAGGCACGGTAGTCATAGCTGGAAAGAAGGGACGCAAATTTTGA
- a CDS encoding TrmH family RNA methyltransferase — MKQAGQITSPDNRYVKLARSLKERSWREKKGLYLIEGIHLLEEALQAGTPLEVVLYGPQVFATLRGKRLVADLQGAGCRCFAVTEELMQAISTTVTPQGIVAIAPIQEQPLEALLKQVSSPSSPVFMIAAALQDPGNLGTIWRTALGAGAAGLILSRGCVDPYNPKVVRAAMGATFKLPVVSGVEPADLIRKLKGAGVKLVVADVGAPITFWQADLRGPLALAVGSENHGPGRELLDAAAARVGIPLVGSVESLNAAVAAALLLYEALRQRRE; from the coding sequence GTGAAGCAAGCCGGGCAAATTACTTCTCCGGACAATCGCTATGTGAAGCTGGCCCGTTCCTTAAAGGAACGTTCATGGCGGGAGAAAAAGGGCCTTTATCTTATAGAAGGCATTCACCTGCTGGAGGAAGCCCTGCAGGCTGGAACACCCTTGGAGGTTGTTTTGTACGGCCCGCAGGTTTTTGCTACTCTCCGGGGTAAGCGGTTGGTGGCCGACCTGCAGGGGGCCGGGTGCCGCTGCTTTGCTGTGACGGAGGAATTGATGCAGGCCATCAGCACCACCGTTACTCCACAAGGGATTGTGGCCATAGCACCCATACAGGAACAACCGCTGGAGGCGCTGCTAAAACAAGTTTCGTCTCCTTCATCGCCCGTATTTATGATTGCCGCCGCCCTGCAAGATCCGGGTAACCTGGGCACCATCTGGCGCACGGCCCTAGGGGCCGGGGCCGCAGGACTGATATTGAGTCGCGGCTGTGTAGATCCCTATAACCCCAAGGTGGTCCGGGCGGCCATGGGCGCTACCTTTAAACTGCCGGTGGTAAGCGGCGTAGAACCGGCCGATCTAATCCGGAAACTAAAAGGCGCCGGGGTAAAGCTGGTGGTGGCCGACGTGGGAGCCCCCATTACTTTCTGGCAGGCGGACTTAAGAGGTCCCCTGGCTCTGGCCGTGGGCAGCGAAAACCACGGGCCGGGAAGGGAATTGCTTGATGCGGCGGCGGCCCGCGTGGGCATCCCCCTGGTAGGGTCGGTGGAGTCCTTGAACGCCGCCGTCGCGGCGGCTCTGCTTCTTTATGAGGCCCTCCGGCAACGTCGGGAATGA
- a CDS encoding GGDEF domain-containing protein, which yields MIHEAFYDTYRNYLERYVCEGGTEVVLLEAYQDLTANLDDYYVQASNILDIHTRALREVMGIRRDSDAVQWIYIDRATEFLAQILVVIDTFLLQLKDRIEHDPLTGLYNRIAMYPTLNNLLKEAQEKGTPLVIAMLDLDDFKEVNDRFGHHAGDEVLRSTALIIKKALRAADKVIRYGGEEFLVVLPGTSLEKAGIALERIRTQIAAQKMIPDHEEVTITVSIGAVEYPGSGPGDLNDLIARADRAMYLAKRQGKNRIVYFEPNKPN from the coding sequence TTGATCCACGAAGCTTTTTACGATACATACAGAAACTATTTAGAACGCTATGTGTGCGAGGGTGGAACAGAAGTCGTTCTCCTGGAGGCTTATCAGGATTTAACAGCAAATCTGGATGATTATTATGTTCAGGCTTCTAACATTCTTGATATACACACCCGTGCTCTACGGGAAGTGATGGGCATAAGAAGGGATAGTGACGCCGTTCAGTGGATTTATATCGATCGGGCTACAGAATTCCTGGCGCAAATCCTAGTGGTCATCGATACCTTTCTTCTCCAGTTAAAAGATCGTATTGAGCATGACCCCCTTACGGGATTATATAACCGGATAGCTATGTACCCAACCTTAAATAACTTGCTAAAAGAGGCACAGGAAAAAGGGACGCCTTTGGTTATAGCAATGTTGGACCTTGATGACTTTAAAGAAGTGAACGATCGTTTCGGACATCATGCCGGTGATGAAGTTTTGCGTTCTACCGCCTTGATTATCAAGAAGGCCCTCCGGGCGGCGGACAAAGTAATACGTTATGGTGGAGAAGAGTTTTTGGTCGTTTTGCCTGGTACCAGCCTGGAAAAAGCAGGAATAGCCCTGGAACGTATCAGGACCCAGATAGCCGCTCAAAAGATGATCCCTGACCATGAAGAAGTTACAATAACCGTCAGCATTGGTGCGGTGGAGTATCCTGGTAGTGGGCCTGGAGATTTAAATGATTTAATTGCCAGGGCAGACAGGGCCATGTACCTGGCAAAACGCCAGGGCAAAAACAGGATAGTTTACTTTGAACCCAACAAACCTAATTAA
- the rpmI gene encoding 50S ribosomal protein L35 encodes MPKMKTHRGAAKRFRVTATGKVKRARAYKSHLLAGKSPKRKRRLRQPSLVDITDRKRIARLLPYQA; translated from the coding sequence ATGCCCAAAATGAAAACTCACCGCGGCGCGGCCAAAAGGTTTCGCGTCACAGCTACGGGAAAAGTAAAACGCGCCAGGGCTTATAAAAGCCACCTGTTGGCCGGAAAATCGCCCAAGCGTAAGAGGCGCCTGCGCCAGCCTTCCTTAGTGGATATCACGGATCGTAAGCGCATAGCCAGGCTCTTGCCTTATCAGGCTTAA
- the rplT gene encoding 50S ribosomal protein L20, whose product MSRVKRGVTKHQRHKKILKLAKGYFGAKSKLFRPANEQVIKSLAYAYAHRRQRKGDFRKLWIARINAAARMQGLTYSRLINGLKKAGVEINRKMLADMAVNDIAAFNRLVDMAKEKLGLGA is encoded by the coding sequence ATGTCCCGTGTTAAACGCGGTGTTACCAAGCACCAACGTCATAAAAAGATTCTAAAGCTGGCGAAGGGCTACTTTGGTGCCAAGTCCAAGTTATTCCGGCCGGCCAATGAACAAGTAATAAAATCATTGGCCTACGCCTACGCCCACCGGCGGCAGCGCAAGGGCGATTTCCGGAAACTGTGGATAGCCCGCATCAACGCCGCTGCCAGGATGCAGGGCCTGACCTACAGCCGTTTGATAAACGGATTAAAGAAGGCCGGTGTGGAAATCAACCGTAAGATGCTGGCCGATATGGCGGTAAACGATATAGCGGCTTTCAATCGTCTGGTGGATATGGCCAAAGAAAAATTGGGTCTTGGAGCATAA
- a CDS encoding potassium channel family protein, with protein sequence MKQFAVIGLGRFGSSVARTLARMGHQVIAIDSDEAKVEALMNEVTTAIQADARDEEALKASGIRNVDVAVVAIGENVEANILVTLIVKEMGIKCVVAKALNDLHGKVLAKIGADRVVYPERDMGIRVAHTLASGNVLEHIDLSPEYSIVEIVAPAKAVGKTLGQLDLRAQHGVSVMAIKRNNQIIAAPGANDVVEEGDIMVLVGRNKALERLQES encoded by the coding sequence GTGAAACAGTTTGCCGTCATCGGCCTGGGCCGCTTTGGGTCCAGTGTGGCCCGGACCCTCGCACGCATGGGCCATCAAGTCATCGCCATTGATAGTGATGAGGCCAAGGTGGAGGCCCTCATGAACGAGGTCACTACGGCCATCCAGGCCGACGCCCGTGACGAGGAAGCCTTAAAGGCCTCGGGCATTCGCAATGTTGACGTTGCTGTCGTGGCCATCGGTGAAAATGTAGAGGCCAACATTCTAGTTACCTTGATCGTTAAGGAAATGGGCATTAAGTGCGTAGTTGCCAAGGCCTTGAACGACCTCCACGGTAAAGTCCTGGCCAAAATCGGCGCCGATAGAGTTGTTTACCCGGAACGGGACATGGGCATCAGGGTGGCCCATACCCTTGCTTCCGGCAACGTCCTGGAGCATATCGACCTGTCGCCTGAATACAGTATTGTCGAGATCGTGGCCCCGGCCAAGGCGGTAGGCAAAACCCTGGGCCAGTTGGATTTGCGCGCCCAGCACGGGGTCAGCGTCATGGCCATAAAACGTAATAATCAAATCATAGCCGCCCCTGGGGCCAACGACGTGGTGGAAGAAGGCGACATCATGGTGCTGGTGGGCCGGAACAAGGCTTTAGAAAGGCTGCAGGAGAGTTAA
- the infC gene encoding translation initiation factor IF-3, with translation MSKDLRVNGEIRTREVRLVGVDGQQLGIMPTREALRIAQEQGLDLVEVAPNARPPVCRIMDFGKYKYEQSKREREARKKQRIINIKEVKLRPNIEEHDFQVKARNAIRFLQDGDKVKVTVMFRGREIAHADLGMKLCQRLADQVADLASVEKPPKVEGRNMVMILAPKA, from the coding sequence ATCAGCAAGGATTTAAGGGTCAATGGAGAAATCCGGACCCGGGAAGTGCGCCTGGTTGGCGTTGATGGGCAGCAGCTGGGTATTATGCCGACCCGAGAAGCGCTGCGCATTGCCCAGGAACAGGGCCTGGACCTGGTAGAAGTGGCTCCCAATGCGCGGCCACCTGTTTGCCGCATCATGGATTTTGGTAAATATAAATACGAGCAAAGTAAAAGGGAGCGCGAGGCGAGGAAAAAGCAGCGCATAATAAATATTAAAGAGGTTAAGCTGCGGCCTAACATTGAAGAACATGACTTCCAGGTCAAAGCGCGCAATGCCATTCGTTTTCTACAGGACGGCGATAAAGTCAAGGTAACCGTTATGTTCCGCGGCCGGGAAATCGCCCACGCCGACCTCGGGATGAAGTTGTGCCAGCGCCTGGCCGACCAGGTGGCAGACCTTGCCTCCGTGGAAAAACCGCCCAAAGTTGAGGGTCGTAATATGGTCATGATCCTGGCCCCCAAGGCTTAA
- a CDS encoding TrkH family potassium uptake protein produces the protein MTPTTNIREWPFRLRPPQILAIGFALVIALGTTLLALPVASETGQPVSIVDALFTATSATCVTGLNTVDTPTTFSLFGEIVIVLLIQTGGLGFLTLSTMVALLLGKRITLKERLLMQEALNQLTVEGVVRLTKYVLTFTFICEGLGALLLGLRFSRDIPLGQAFYFGIFHAVSAFCNAGFSLFSANLMDYRGDLLVNLVITTLIILGGLGFSVVADIYTKRSWQRLSLHSKVVLTTTFWLIVLGTILFMALEYTNPLSLAPLPLNEKLLASYFQAVTPRTAGFNTLNIGALRPVTLFLLIILMFIGASPGSTGGGIKTSTFTTIAVAVWSIIQGKYDIEIFGRRLPRGMVLKALAVAAVSMMLVVTVTGVLLITEQKEMEIVLFETVSAFGTVGLSAGLTPQLTVAGKLLITATMYSGRVGPLTLAFAIAQRLGRQGIKHYPEEGVIIG, from the coding sequence GTGACGCCTACGACTAATATCCGTGAATGGCCCTTTCGTCTGCGGCCGCCCCAGATACTGGCCATAGGTTTTGCCCTGGTCATTGCCTTGGGTACAACACTATTGGCCCTGCCGGTTGCCAGCGAGACAGGACAACCGGTTTCCATTGTGGACGCCCTTTTTACGGCTACTTCGGCGACCTGCGTGACCGGCCTTAATACCGTGGACACGCCGACAACCTTTTCCCTGTTCGGGGAAATCGTGATCGTATTGCTCATCCAAACGGGAGGCTTGGGCTTTTTAACCCTGTCCACCATGGTGGCCCTCCTGCTGGGCAAACGCATTACCTTGAAGGAAAGGCTCCTCATGCAGGAAGCCCTCAACCAGTTGACGGTAGAAGGGGTCGTGCGCTTGACTAAATACGTACTCACCTTTACATTTATTTGCGAAGGGTTGGGGGCACTTCTCCTGGGCCTGCGTTTTAGCAGGGACATTCCTTTGGGTCAGGCCTTTTACTTCGGTATCTTTCATGCTGTATCCGCCTTTTGCAACGCCGGGTTTTCCTTGTTTTCCGCCAACTTAATGGATTATCGGGGCGACCTGCTGGTCAACCTGGTAATTACTACTCTAATTATCCTGGGCGGGTTGGGCTTCAGCGTGGTGGCCGATATTTATACCAAACGTTCGTGGCAGCGCCTTTCCCTCCATAGCAAGGTTGTGCTTACCACCACCTTTTGGCTGATCGTCCTGGGTACGATATTATTCATGGCCCTGGAGTATACTAATCCTTTGAGCCTGGCACCTTTACCCTTAAATGAAAAGCTTCTGGCTTCTTATTTCCAGGCCGTTACACCCCGGACGGCTGGGTTTAACACCTTAAATATCGGCGCTCTACGTCCGGTTACTCTTTTTCTCCTCATTATCCTTATGTTTATCGGCGCTTCCCCGGGTTCAACCGGAGGCGGTATTAAGACATCCACATTTACCACTATCGCCGTGGCTGTATGGTCGATTATTCAGGGTAAATATGACATTGAAATCTTTGGCCGGCGCTTGCCCCGGGGCATGGTTCTTAAGGCCCTGGCTGTGGCGGCGGTATCAATGATGCTGGTGGTTACCGTAACCGGTGTACTCCTGATTACGGAACAAAAGGAAATGGAGATTGTGCTTTTTGAAACGGTATCCGCCTTTGGTACTGTGGGCCTTTCAGCGGGTCTTACGCCGCAACTGACGGTGGCCGGCAAACTTCTCATCACCGCCACTATGTATTCCGGGCGAGTTGGCCCTTTAACCCTGGCCTTTGCCATAGCCCAGCGTTTGGGCCGTCAGGGTATAAAACATTATCCCGAAGAAGGTGTTATCATTGGCTAA
- a CDS encoding STAS domain-containing protein, with the protein MEFKAHIKIEELINEVAATGKTKKLWYEFLAAILSPDNKDKKQPEQLKETLSLLLAETGEEALTEKIKVLAENHPDLPITDLLFTIIKICGEIRKEHEQTITNLRRMLPELATPIIRIWTDMLLVALIGNLDSQWAQSIAERLLDRVSATRTKVVLVDVTGVPMIDTAVGGFLIEMFNAIRFLGAEVILTGIKPEVAHTLVKLGVDFRMVTIARDLEDALRKGIAIIADEKKKRRQLARVITGSRESEDDGELEI; encoded by the coding sequence ATGGAGTTTAAAGCCCACATTAAAATAGAAGAACTGATTAATGAAGTGGCAGCTACAGGCAAGACGAAAAAGCTATGGTATGAGTTTTTAGCGGCGATCCTGAGCCCCGACAATAAAGACAAAAAGCAGCCAGAACAACTTAAAGAAACCTTAAGCTTATTATTAGCTGAAACTGGAGAGGAGGCTTTAACGGAAAAAATAAAGGTATTGGCTGAAAACCATCCCGATCTGCCTATCACCGACCTGCTTTTTACAATTATTAAGATTTGTGGGGAAATCCGTAAAGAACACGAGCAGACTATCACCAATCTACGCCGTATGCTTCCGGAACTGGCAACCCCAATAATTCGTATATGGACGGATATGTTGCTCGTGGCCCTGATCGGCAATCTAGACAGCCAGTGGGCGCAGAGCATAGCTGAGAGACTGCTAGACAGGGTAAGCGCTACCCGGACTAAAGTGGTATTGGTCGATGTAACGGGCGTTCCCATGATTGATACGGCCGTGGGCGGATTTTTAATTGAAATGTTTAACGCCATTAGATTTTTAGGGGCTGAAGTTATTTTGACCGGTATCAAACCGGAAGTAGCCCATACCCTGGTAAAACTGGGGGTGGATTTCCGTATGGTAACTATTGCCAGGGATCTGGAAGATGCTTTGAGAAAGGGTATCGCCATCATAGCTGATGAGAAGAAAAAACGTCGCCAGTTAGCTCGGGTTATAACTGGAAGCAGAGAGAGTGAAGACGATGGAGAACTTGAGATCTAA
- a CDS encoding STAS domain-containing protein, with product MENLRSNYGDSRVVPIIALNEFLLVPIQIDLDDRTVGLLQQQILEEIEKTRARAVIIDVRMVDIMDSYISYTISETAAMARLMGCRTVLCGLQPPVALTLAQMGVMLQDITIARDLEHALLLADSQSGVG from the coding sequence ATGGAGAACTTGAGATCTAACTACGGTGACTCCAGGGTTGTACCCATAATCGCTTTAAATGAGTTTTTACTCGTGCCGATTCAGATTGACCTTGATGATAGAACGGTAGGCCTCTTGCAGCAGCAAATATTGGAAGAAATAGAAAAAACCAGAGCTAGAGCGGTTATTATTGATGTACGCATGGTGGATATTATGGATAGCTATATTTCCTACACCATTTCCGAAACGGCGGCCATGGCGCGGTTGATGGGATGCCGGACGGTATTATGCGGCCTTCAACCTCCGGTGGCATTAACCCTGGCTCAAATGGGGGTTATGCTGCAAGATATTACCATTGCCCGGGACCTAGAGCATGCCCTGCTTTTAGCGGATAGCCAATCAGGAGTTGGGTAA